In Pongo abelii isolate AG06213 chromosome X, NHGRI_mPonAbe1-v2.0_pri, whole genome shotgun sequence, one DNA window encodes the following:
- the ARHGAP36 gene encoding rho GTPase-activating protein 36 isoform X4, whose protein sequence is MAWILDCLFASAFEPRPRRVSVLGGAPGHNPDRRTKMVSIHSLSELERLKLQETAYHELVARHFLSEFKPDRAQSIDRPNTLDKWFLILRGQQRAVSLKTFGIRLEEVLVNEFTRRKHLELTAAMQVEEATGQAAGRRRGNVVQRVFGRIRRFFSRRRNEPTLPREFTRRGRRGAVSVDSLAELEDGALLLQTLQLSKISFPIGQRLLGSKRKMSLNPIAKQIPQVVEACCQFIEKHGLSAVGIFTLEYSVQRVRQLREEFDQGLDVVLDDNQNVHDVAALLKEFFRDMKDSLLPDDLYMSFLLTATLKPQDQLSALQLLVYLMPPCHSDTLERLLKALHKITENCEDSIGIDGQLVPGNRMTSTNLALVFGSALLKKGKFGKRESRKTKLGIDHYVASVNVVRAMIDNWDVLFQVPPHIQRQVAKRVWKSSPEALDFIRRRNLRKIQSARIKMEEDALLSDPVETSAEARAAVLAQSKPFDEGSSEEPALPPGTARSHDDEEGAGNPPIPEQDRPLLRVPREKEAKTGVSYFFP, encoded by the exons ATGGCGTGGATACTGGACTGCCTTTTCGCCTCGGCCTTTGAGCCCCGCCCCCGCCGTG TGAGTGTCTTGGGAGGAGCCCCAGGACACAACCCCGACCGCAGGACGAAGATGGTATCAATACACAGCCTCTCCGAGCTGGAGCGTCTGAAGCTGCAAGAGACTGCTTACCACGAACTCGTGGCCAGACATTTCCTCTCCGAATTCAAACCTGACAGAG CTCAATCTATTGACCGTCCGAACACCTTGGATAAGTGGTTTCTGATTTTGAGAGGACAACAGAGGG CTGTATCTCTCAAGACATTTGGCATTCGCCTGGAAGAGGTCCTGGTGAACGAGTTTACCCGCCGCAAGCATCTTGAACTGACAGCTGCGATGCAGGTTGAAGAAGCCACCGGTCAGGCTGCGGGCCGTCGTCGGGGAAACGTGGTGCAAAGGGTGTTTGGCCGCATCCGGCGCTTTTTCAGTCGCAGGCGGAATGAGCCCACTTTGCCCCGGGAGTTCACTCGCCGTGGGCGTCGA GGTGCAGTGTCTGTGGATAGCCTGGCTGAGCTGGAAGACGGAGCCCTGCTGCTGCAGACCCTGCAGCTTTCAAAAATTTCCTTTCCAATTGGCCAACGACTTCTGGGATCCAAAAGGAAGATGAGTCTCAATCCGATTGCGAAACAAATCCCCCAGGTTGTTGAGGCTTGCTGCCAATTCATTGAAAAACATG GCTTAAGCGCAGTGGGGATTTTTACCCTTGAATACTCCGTGCAGAGAGTGCGTCAG CTCCGTGAAGAATTTGATCAAGGTCTGGATGTAGTGCTGGATGACAATCAGAATGTGCATGATGTGGCTGCACTCCTCAAGGAGTTTTTCCGTGACATGAAGGACTCTCTGCTGCCAGATGATCTGTACATGTCATTCCTCCTGACAGCAA CTTTAAAGCCCCAGGATCAGCTTTCTGCCCTGCAATTGCTGGTCTACCTGATGCCACCCTGCCACAGTGATACCCTGGAGCGTCTGCTGAAGGCCCTGCATAAAATCACTGAGAACTGCGAGGACTCGATTGGCATTGATGGACAGTTG GTCCCAGGCAACCGTATGACTTCCACTAACTTGGCCTTGGTGTTTGGATCTGCTCTCCTGAAAAAGGGAAAGTTTGGCAAGAGAGAGTCCAGGAAAACAAAACTGGGGATTGATCACTATGTTGCTTCTGTCAATGTGGTCCGTGCCATGATTGATAACTGGGATGTCCTCTTCCAG GTGCCTCCGCATATTCAGAGGCAGGTTGCTAAGCGTGTGTGGAAGTCCAGCCCGGAAGCGCTTGATTTTATCAGACGCAGGAACTTGAGGAAGATCCA GAGTGCACGCATAAAGATGGAAGAGGATGCACTACTTTCTGATCCAGTGGAAACCTCTGCTGAAGCCCGGGCTGCTGTACTTGCTCAAAGCAAGCCTTTTGATGAAG GTTCCTCTGAGgagccagctctgcctcctggcacTGCCCGTTCCCATGACGATGAGGAAGGAGCGGGTAACCCTCCCATTCCGGAGCAAGACCGCCCATTGCTCCGTGTGCCCCGGGAGAAGGAGGCCAAAACTGGCGTCAGCTACTTCTTTCCTTAG
- the ARHGAP36 gene encoding rho GTPase-activating protein 36 isoform X1, protein MGGCIPFLKAARALCPRIMPPLLLLSAFIFLVSVLGGAPGHNPDRRTKMVSIHSLSELERLKLQETAYHELVARHFLSEFKPDRAQSIDRPNTLDKWFLILRGQQRAVSLKTFGIRLEEVLVNEFTRRKHLELTAAMQVEEATGQAAGRRRGNVVQRVFGRIRRFFSRRRNEPTLPREFTRRGRRGAVSVDSLAELEDGALLLQTLQLSKISFPIGQRLLGSKRKMSLNPIAKQIPQVVEACCQFIEKHGLSAVGIFTLEYSVQRVRQLREEFDQGLDVVLDDNQNVHDVAALLKEFFRDMKDSLLPDDLYMSFLLTATLKPQDQLSALQLLVYLMPPCHSDTLERLLKALHKITENCEDSIGIDGQLVPGNRMTSTNLALVFGSALLKKGKFGKRESRKTKLGIDHYVASVNVVRAMIDNWDVLFQVPPHIQRQVAKRVWKSSPEALDFIRRRNLRKIQSARIKMEEDALLSDPVETSAEARAAVLAQSKPFDEGSSEEPALPPGTARSHDDEEGAGNPPIPEQDRPLLRVPREKEAKTGVSYFFP, encoded by the exons ATGGGTGGCTGCATTCCTTTTCTGAAGGCAGCAAGGGCACTGTGCCCCAGAATCATGCCCCCTTTGCTGTTGTTGTCCGCCTTCATTTTTTTAGTGAGTGTCTTGGGAGGAGCCCCAGGACACAACCCCGACCGCAGGACGAAGATGGTATCAATACACAGCCTCTCCGAGCTGGAGCGTCTGAAGCTGCAAGAGACTGCTTACCACGAACTCGTGGCCAGACATTTCCTCTCCGAATTCAAACCTGACAGAG CTCAATCTATTGACCGTCCGAACACCTTGGATAAGTGGTTTCTGATTTTGAGAGGACAACAGAGGG CTGTATCTCTCAAGACATTTGGCATTCGCCTGGAAGAGGTCCTGGTGAACGAGTTTACCCGCCGCAAGCATCTTGAACTGACAGCTGCGATGCAGGTTGAAGAAGCCACCGGTCAGGCTGCGGGCCGTCGTCGGGGAAACGTGGTGCAAAGGGTGTTTGGCCGCATCCGGCGCTTTTTCAGTCGCAGGCGGAATGAGCCCACTTTGCCCCGGGAGTTCACTCGCCGTGGGCGTCGA GGTGCAGTGTCTGTGGATAGCCTGGCTGAGCTGGAAGACGGAGCCCTGCTGCTGCAGACCCTGCAGCTTTCAAAAATTTCCTTTCCAATTGGCCAACGACTTCTGGGATCCAAAAGGAAGATGAGTCTCAATCCGATTGCGAAACAAATCCCCCAGGTTGTTGAGGCTTGCTGCCAATTCATTGAAAAACATG GCTTAAGCGCAGTGGGGATTTTTACCCTTGAATACTCCGTGCAGAGAGTGCGTCAG CTCCGTGAAGAATTTGATCAAGGTCTGGATGTAGTGCTGGATGACAATCAGAATGTGCATGATGTGGCTGCACTCCTCAAGGAGTTTTTCCGTGACATGAAGGACTCTCTGCTGCCAGATGATCTGTACATGTCATTCCTCCTGACAGCAA CTTTAAAGCCCCAGGATCAGCTTTCTGCCCTGCAATTGCTGGTCTACCTGATGCCACCCTGCCACAGTGATACCCTGGAGCGTCTGCTGAAGGCCCTGCATAAAATCACTGAGAACTGCGAGGACTCGATTGGCATTGATGGACAGTTG GTCCCAGGCAACCGTATGACTTCCACTAACTTGGCCTTGGTGTTTGGATCTGCTCTCCTGAAAAAGGGAAAGTTTGGCAAGAGAGAGTCCAGGAAAACAAAACTGGGGATTGATCACTATGTTGCTTCTGTCAATGTGGTCCGTGCCATGATTGATAACTGGGATGTCCTCTTCCAG GTGCCTCCGCATATTCAGAGGCAGGTTGCTAAGCGTGTGTGGAAGTCCAGCCCGGAAGCGCTTGATTTTATCAGACGCAGGAACTTGAGGAAGATCCA GAGTGCACGCATAAAGATGGAAGAGGATGCACTACTTTCTGATCCAGTGGAAACCTCTGCTGAAGCCCGGGCTGCTGTACTTGCTCAAAGCAAGCCTTTTGATGAAG GTTCCTCTGAGgagccagctctgcctcctggcacTGCCCGTTCCCATGACGATGAGGAAGGAGCGGGTAACCCTCCCATTCCGGAGCAAGACCGCCCATTGCTCCGTGTGCCCCGGGAGAAGGAGGCCAAAACTGGCGTCAGCTACTTCTTTCCTTAG
- the ARHGAP36 gene encoding rho GTPase-activating protein 36 isoform X2 yields MLVSVLGGAPGHNPDRRTKMVSIHSLSELERLKLQETAYHELVARHFLSEFKPDRAQSIDRPNTLDKWFLILRGQQRAVSLKTFGIRLEEVLVNEFTRRKHLELTAAMQVEEATGQAAGRRRGNVVQRVFGRIRRFFSRRRNEPTLPREFTRRGRRGAVSVDSLAELEDGALLLQTLQLSKISFPIGQRLLGSKRKMSLNPIAKQIPQVVEACCQFIEKHGLSAVGIFTLEYSVQRVRQLREEFDQGLDVVLDDNQNVHDVAALLKEFFRDMKDSLLPDDLYMSFLLTATLKPQDQLSALQLLVYLMPPCHSDTLERLLKALHKITENCEDSIGIDGQLVPGNRMTSTNLALVFGSALLKKGKFGKRESRKTKLGIDHYVASVNVVRAMIDNWDVLFQVPPHIQRQVAKRVWKSSPEALDFIRRRNLRKIQSARIKMEEDALLSDPVETSAEARAAVLAQSKPFDEGSSEEPALPPGTARSHDDEEGAGNPPIPEQDRPLLRVPREKEAKTGVSYFFP; encoded by the exons TGAGTGTCTTGGGAGGAGCCCCAGGACACAACCCCGACCGCAGGACGAAGATGGTATCAATACACAGCCTCTCCGAGCTGGAGCGTCTGAAGCTGCAAGAGACTGCTTACCACGAACTCGTGGCCAGACATTTCCTCTCCGAATTCAAACCTGACAGAG CTCAATCTATTGACCGTCCGAACACCTTGGATAAGTGGTTTCTGATTTTGAGAGGACAACAGAGGG CTGTATCTCTCAAGACATTTGGCATTCGCCTGGAAGAGGTCCTGGTGAACGAGTTTACCCGCCGCAAGCATCTTGAACTGACAGCTGCGATGCAGGTTGAAGAAGCCACCGGTCAGGCTGCGGGCCGTCGTCGGGGAAACGTGGTGCAAAGGGTGTTTGGCCGCATCCGGCGCTTTTTCAGTCGCAGGCGGAATGAGCCCACTTTGCCCCGGGAGTTCACTCGCCGTGGGCGTCGA GGTGCAGTGTCTGTGGATAGCCTGGCTGAGCTGGAAGACGGAGCCCTGCTGCTGCAGACCCTGCAGCTTTCAAAAATTTCCTTTCCAATTGGCCAACGACTTCTGGGATCCAAAAGGAAGATGAGTCTCAATCCGATTGCGAAACAAATCCCCCAGGTTGTTGAGGCTTGCTGCCAATTCATTGAAAAACATG GCTTAAGCGCAGTGGGGATTTTTACCCTTGAATACTCCGTGCAGAGAGTGCGTCAG CTCCGTGAAGAATTTGATCAAGGTCTGGATGTAGTGCTGGATGACAATCAGAATGTGCATGATGTGGCTGCACTCCTCAAGGAGTTTTTCCGTGACATGAAGGACTCTCTGCTGCCAGATGATCTGTACATGTCATTCCTCCTGACAGCAA CTTTAAAGCCCCAGGATCAGCTTTCTGCCCTGCAATTGCTGGTCTACCTGATGCCACCCTGCCACAGTGATACCCTGGAGCGTCTGCTGAAGGCCCTGCATAAAATCACTGAGAACTGCGAGGACTCGATTGGCATTGATGGACAGTTG GTCCCAGGCAACCGTATGACTTCCACTAACTTGGCCTTGGTGTTTGGATCTGCTCTCCTGAAAAAGGGAAAGTTTGGCAAGAGAGAGTCCAGGAAAACAAAACTGGGGATTGATCACTATGTTGCTTCTGTCAATGTGGTCCGTGCCATGATTGATAACTGGGATGTCCTCTTCCAG GTGCCTCCGCATATTCAGAGGCAGGTTGCTAAGCGTGTGTGGAAGTCCAGCCCGGAAGCGCTTGATTTTATCAGACGCAGGAACTTGAGGAAGATCCA GAGTGCACGCATAAAGATGGAAGAGGATGCACTACTTTCTGATCCAGTGGAAACCTCTGCTGAAGCCCGGGCTGCTGTACTTGCTCAAAGCAAGCCTTTTGATGAAG GTTCCTCTGAGgagccagctctgcctcctggcacTGCCCGTTCCCATGACGATGAGGAAGGAGCGGGTAACCCTCCCATTCCGGAGCAAGACCGCCCATTGCTCCGTGTGCCCCGGGAGAAGGAGGCCAAAACTGGCGTCAGCTACTTCTTTCCTTAG
- the ARHGAP36 gene encoding rho GTPase-activating protein 36 isoform X3 encodes MVSIHSLSELERLKLQETAYHELVARHFLSEFKPDRAQSIDRPNTLDKWFLILRGQQRAVSLKTFGIRLEEVLVNEFTRRKHLELTAAMQVEEATGQAAGRRRGNVVQRVFGRIRRFFSRRRNEPTLPREFTRRGRRGAVSVDSLAELEDGALLLQTLQLSKISFPIGQRLLGSKRKMSLNPIAKQIPQVVEACCQFIEKHGLSAVGIFTLEYSVQRVRQLREEFDQGLDVVLDDNQNVHDVAALLKEFFRDMKDSLLPDDLYMSFLLTATLKPQDQLSALQLLVYLMPPCHSDTLERLLKALHKITENCEDSIGIDGQLVPGNRMTSTNLALVFGSALLKKGKFGKRESRKTKLGIDHYVASVNVVRAMIDNWDVLFQVPPHIQRQVAKRVWKSSPEALDFIRRRNLRKIQSARIKMEEDALLSDPVETSAEARAAVLAQSKPFDEGSSEEPALPPGTARSHDDEEGAGNPPIPEQDRPLLRVPREKEAKTGVSYFFP; translated from the exons ATGGTATCAATACACAGCCTCTCCGAGCTGGAGCGTCTGAAGCTGCAAGAGACTGCTTACCACGAACTCGTGGCCAGACATTTCCTCTCCGAATTCAAACCTGACAGAG CTCAATCTATTGACCGTCCGAACACCTTGGATAAGTGGTTTCTGATTTTGAGAGGACAACAGAGGG CTGTATCTCTCAAGACATTTGGCATTCGCCTGGAAGAGGTCCTGGTGAACGAGTTTACCCGCCGCAAGCATCTTGAACTGACAGCTGCGATGCAGGTTGAAGAAGCCACCGGTCAGGCTGCGGGCCGTCGTCGGGGAAACGTGGTGCAAAGGGTGTTTGGCCGCATCCGGCGCTTTTTCAGTCGCAGGCGGAATGAGCCCACTTTGCCCCGGGAGTTCACTCGCCGTGGGCGTCGA GGTGCAGTGTCTGTGGATAGCCTGGCTGAGCTGGAAGACGGAGCCCTGCTGCTGCAGACCCTGCAGCTTTCAAAAATTTCCTTTCCAATTGGCCAACGACTTCTGGGATCCAAAAGGAAGATGAGTCTCAATCCGATTGCGAAACAAATCCCCCAGGTTGTTGAGGCTTGCTGCCAATTCATTGAAAAACATG GCTTAAGCGCAGTGGGGATTTTTACCCTTGAATACTCCGTGCAGAGAGTGCGTCAG CTCCGTGAAGAATTTGATCAAGGTCTGGATGTAGTGCTGGATGACAATCAGAATGTGCATGATGTGGCTGCACTCCTCAAGGAGTTTTTCCGTGACATGAAGGACTCTCTGCTGCCAGATGATCTGTACATGTCATTCCTCCTGACAGCAA CTTTAAAGCCCCAGGATCAGCTTTCTGCCCTGCAATTGCTGGTCTACCTGATGCCACCCTGCCACAGTGATACCCTGGAGCGTCTGCTGAAGGCCCTGCATAAAATCACTGAGAACTGCGAGGACTCGATTGGCATTGATGGACAGTTG GTCCCAGGCAACCGTATGACTTCCACTAACTTGGCCTTGGTGTTTGGATCTGCTCTCCTGAAAAAGGGAAAGTTTGGCAAGAGAGAGTCCAGGAAAACAAAACTGGGGATTGATCACTATGTTGCTTCTGTCAATGTGGTCCGTGCCATGATTGATAACTGGGATGTCCTCTTCCAG GTGCCTCCGCATATTCAGAGGCAGGTTGCTAAGCGTGTGTGGAAGTCCAGCCCGGAAGCGCTTGATTTTATCAGACGCAGGAACTTGAGGAAGATCCA GAGTGCACGCATAAAGATGGAAGAGGATGCACTACTTTCTGATCCAGTGGAAACCTCTGCTGAAGCCCGGGCTGCTGTACTTGCTCAAAGCAAGCCTTTTGATGAAG GTTCCTCTGAGgagccagctctgcctcctggcacTGCCCGTTCCCATGACGATGAGGAAGGAGCGGGTAACCCTCCCATTCCGGAGCAAGACCGCCCATTGCTCCGTGTGCCCCGGGAGAAGGAGGCCAAAACTGGCGTCAGCTACTTCTTTCCTTAG